GCTGATTGCCCTGCCGCTCAGCATCCCGGCCGGCCGGTTGATGACCGACGCCCTGGCCAACGCAGTCCAGTCGGCCATTATCTACAAATACACGCCCACCGGCGCGCTCTACTGGCTGGGCATTATCACGGTGATGTCCATTATTGCCAGCCTGCTGCCGGCGCGGGGGGCCATGCGCATTAGCGTGCGGGAGAGTTTGGCGTACCAATAAGGAACGTAACTTATGGCTAAAACCTATCAAGTGAACACTACGGTAAAATTTATCAACCGGCTCATGCAGGCTTTGGTTCGTTTTGGCCTTGGCCCCAAACAAACCTACATGCTCACCGTGCGCGGGCGAAAAAGCGGCAAGCTGTACTCCACGCCGGTTTCTTTGGTAGAAGAAGGTGACACGCGCTGGCTGGTGGCTCCCTATGGTGAAGTGAGTTGGGTAAAAAACGCCCGCGCCGCCGGGGAAGTCACATTAACCCAGGGACGACGCTCTGAAACAGTAGCCATTAAGGAAGCGGGGCCGGAGGAAAGCGGGCCGGTGCTAAAAAAGTACATCAAGCTGGAACCCATCACCCAACCTTACTTTGAAGTTGGCCCGGATGCGCCGGTGGAGGCGTTTGTAGCCGAGGCGCCGCGCCACCCGGTTTTTCGGATCAACGGTAAATAACTATGAGCGTCATCTGGTACAAAATCTGGTCTGACCTGTGGAAGAATAAAGTCCGCACTACCCTGGCAGTTTTGAGCATTGCCGTAGGCGTGTTTGCTGTGGGGGCCATTTTTGGCATGGCCGACCAATTGCTGACCGGCATGGATACCTCGCACCAAAATGATGTACCCTCGCACATTAATATGTATTTGCAGGATTACATTGACGAGGACACAGCTATTCGCTTAAAAACCATTAAGGGGCTGGACGATGTTGAGGTTTTGAACTCCGTCTCCATCCGCTACAAGCTCAACCCGGAAGATGAGTGGAGTCCCGGCGTGTTGGCCATGCACGATGATTACGAAGCGCAAAAATTTGACATTCTACAACTCAAAGCCGGGGAATGGCCCAAAAAGAACAACATCGGCATTGAGCGTTTATCGAGCCAGCATTTTGGCATAGACATTGGCGATAAAGTGATCTTTGAGTTGGATGGCGCCGACCGGGCTTTAGCCGTGACCGGCAAAATTCGGGCCAATTTTGTGGAGCCGCCCCAATTTGGCGGCAACGCCGTGTTTTTTACAGACGCGCAGGGCATGGAGCGCTTTAATGTGCCGGATGGCAAGTTTGACAACCTCAAAGTGCAGATCAAACCCTACAGCCGCGACCTGGCCCAAACCGTGGCCTCGGAAATAAAAAACCGCCTGGCCAAAGAGGGGGTTGGGGTGGCTGTCACTTTTTATCAAACCCCCGATGAGCACTGGGGGCGCTTTATTGTGGAAGGCATCACCCTGGTGCTGCAAGTGCTGGCCGTTCTCTCGTTATTTATGAGCGTGGTGCTGGTGACCAATACTATGACCGCCCTCATCACCCAGCAAACTAATCAAATTGGCATCATCAAGGCCATTGGCGGCAAAACCGCAACCATTATTATGATTTATCTGGCCGGGGTGGTGATTTATGGCCTGCTGGCCCTGTTGATTGCCCTGCCACCGGCCGCGCTGTTGGCTTTTGGGATGACCCAGAATTTTCTGAACATGTTTAACATTGACTATGAGGTATTTCAGGTGTCAACCCGGGCCATTGTTTTTCAAATCATAGCGGCCCTGGCCGTGCCGCTGCTGGCCGCGTTATGGCCGGTGTTGAGCGGAGCCGGTGTTACCGTGCGGGCGGCGATTGCCAGTTATGGCCTGGGGGGTGGTCATTTTGGGGCCAATTGGTTTGACCAGGCAATTGAGCGGGTGGCCGCCCAGATTCTCGCCTCGCCGTATGCCATTGCCTTGGGCAATATGTTCCGCCGCAAGGGACGGCTGATCCTGACCCAATTGGTGCTGGTGGCTGCCGGGACCATGTTTTTGATGGTGATGAGTTTGTCCTCGTCCATTACGGCCTCGCTGGATAATGATTTTGCCCGGCGAGGATATGATATCCGCTTGGGTTTTGACGACACGTACCGGATTGACCGGCTGCTAAAAATGGCCGCCGACCAGCCCGGTGTGACCCAGGCCGAAGTTTGGTTTACCCACTCTGCCTCGGTGTTAAAAGAAGGCCAACGGTTGAGAGATGCCGGAATTGGGGCCGACCTGATCGGCATCCCCACCGAAAGCCAGATGTACCGCCCGCTGATTGTGGCGGGGCGCTGGCTACAGCCGGATGACGGCCGGGTGGTTGTTATCCGCCAAAAGATGGCCGATGACAATGACATTGGCGTGGGTGATGTGGTGACCCTGGACCTGGGTGAATTGGGCCATGATCAGTGGCAGGTGGTTGGCATCTACCAGATGTTTGCCGGCGACGATTTTGATTCCGACCCCATTTACGCCCTGCAAAACGTGGTCTTTGATACCACCAAAAAACACAATCAGGGCGACCGGCTGCTGGTACGCACGGACCCCCACCAACTGGAAACCGTGGATGCAATCAACCGCGCCCTCAAAACCGTCTACGAAACCCGGCAGATGGACGTTAACAGTTTTGATAGCGGCATGACGTTTGAAGACCGGGAGGCAAGCGAAAGCGAATTTGCCATCACCATCACCATGCTCCTGGCCCTGGCCATTATTGTGGCCCTGGTGGGCGGCATTGGTCTGATGGGGTCGCTCTCCATTAGCGTGGTGGAGCGCACCCGTGAAATTGGCGTGATGCGGGCCATCGGCGCGCGCTCTGCCACCATGCTGGGCATGTTTGTGATGGAGGGGGTTTTACAGGGTTTGTTGAGCTGGGCCATCTCCGTGCCTCTCTCCTTTGCTTTTGGCCGGCCCATGGCCGCGGCCCTGGGGCAGACCATGTTTGATACAAACCTGGATTACTTGTACAACTTTGAAGCCGTTATCACCTGGCTGGTGATTATTTTGATTATTTCTACGTTGGCCTCCATCATCCCGGCCCGTAACGCCACGCGGGTGAGCGTGCGGGAGAGTTTGGCGTATGCGTAGGAACATGGTGGTCAGAAGATTTGAACCCAAAGATGCAGAGCCATTAAGCCAACTCATTATTCAGAATTTACGGCAGGTCAATATTAAAGATTACCCCCCGGAAGCTATTGACAAGCTGGTCCAGTTTTACACCCCTGCCAGGGTAATGGAGGATGCCCGGCACCAATTAATTATTGTTAGCCTTGTTGATAAGCAGGTGGTTGGCACTGTTTCGCTTGATCAAGGGCGAGTCAGGAGTGTTTTTGTGGATGTGGGCAGGCATGGGAATGGCATCGGGAAAGAATTGATGGCCGTTATTGAAACTTATGCCCAGAAACAAGGGCTAAAGAAAATATTTCTTCTGTCGGGATTATCGGCTTATGGGTTTTATGAGAAGTTGGGGTATGAAGTTGTCAAGCGTTTTGAAAACAATTTAGACGGTATTCCCTTATCGGTTATTCAAATGGAGAAAACGTTGGAGGTGGATAATGTTTGCGCGAAAAATTGAAGTGGATCAAGAGCAAGATTTTGAGGGATTGGCAGCGGCCCGGCAATACGCCGTGGGGGCGCAAAAGTCAACCTTACGCTACCGCACTTTTTTGGAGCGTTTGGATACATTGGGCGTAACCGGGCGTTATCTTGACGTGGGGGCAGGGCCGGGCCATGTGGCCGGCATGATTGCCCAAAAATATCCCCAGGTGAAGGTGACCGCCCTGGAATTATCGCCGGATATGGCGGCGGTAGGGCAAGAATTGTTAAAAAGTAACGGGCTTGACAGCCGGGTTAATTTTGTGGTGGGCGATGCCGCCGATACCGGGCTTCTGCAATCGTTGGGTAAATTTGATTTAATCTACAGCACCTATAGCCTGCATCACTGGGAAAATCCCCGGCAAGTGATTGACAATCTGCTGACCATCCTGGCCGATGACGGGGTGCTGTTCATCCATGATTTGAGAAGGGTGTGGTGGCTGTATTGGGCGCCGAGCCAGAATGGTTTCTTTCGTTCCATCCGAGGGGCATACCTTAAGGAGGAACTTGAAGCGATGCTCGCCGGTTTTAGCCCTGAGTGTTATGAAGTGAAAAATGAAATTCCGTTTTTGCTTTCGGTCATCATCAAAAAGTCAACGTTTTGAGTTTCAATCTAAAAATGAAGCACTTTTTGATCACCAAAGTCAACCCCCTTGAGAGTAAAGATGCCCTGGCCCTCATCCGCCAGTTGGATAACGAACTTGGCCAACGGTATCCGGGTGAAAAGGTTAATGCTTTGGATTTGACTAATTTTAATCAAGACAGTACAGTTTTTTGGGTGGGGTATCTGGCCGGACAGGCGGTGGCATGCGGGGCGGTGCGCCAACTTGAGGCCCACACTGGCGAAATCAAACGGATGTTTGTTAAACAAGAAGCGCGCGGCCTGGGCCTGGCCAAGTTGATTCTAACTCGCCTGGAACAAGAAGCCGTGGCGATGGGTTTTCAAGTTTTGCGCCTGGAAACGGCCGGGCGACAACCGGAAGCCTTGGGCCTGTACCGGCAATCGGGCTACGCCGATATTCCCCCCTTTGGGCAATACGCCGGCAATCCGCGCAGTATCTGTTTAGAAAAGAGATTGATCTGATGAAATTTTTGGCCCTGGAAAAAGAATTTTCCGGCGTCACCGCCGAAAAATTCAAACCTCACCTCCAGGCCGAGGCCGCTAGAGTGTGGGAACTTTATCAAACCGGGGTGTTTCGGGAATTATACTTTCGCCAGGACAGGTCCGAAGCCGTTCTGATGCTGGAATGTGCGGACGCGGCGGAAGCTAAACAGGTGTTGGGCACGCTGCCGCTGGTCAAAGAAGGGCTGATTACCTTTGACCTTATCCCATTGCTCCCTTATCCTGGTTTTGCCAGGCTCTTTGCTAAAAAGGCATAACCACCAAGAGTTTAATAGGTCACTTGTGGCGGCAACCCTGCCCCCTCAATTATAAACTACAGATTGCAAATCGTAAATCATAAATCACTATGAGCGTTATCTGGTACAAAGTCTGGTCTGATCTATGGGACAATAAAATCCGCACGGCCCTGGCCGTATTGAGCATTGCCGTGGGCGTATTTGCCGTGGGGGCTATTTTTGGCATGTCCGACCAATTGCTCTCCGGCATGGATACGGCCCATCAGGCTTCCTCGCCGTCGCACATTCAAATGTATCTTACCGACCAGGTTGACCGGAACACGGCCCTGGACCTCAAAAAAATTCCGGGCCTGGTTGACCTGGAAGCAATGAACGAGGTCACCGTGCGCTATAAAATCCACCCCGATGACGAATGGTCGCGCGGCTCAATAGTGATGCGGGATGATTACCGGGACCAAGTTTACGACACGGTGCAGCTAAAAGAAGGCGAGTGGCCCAAAAAGAACGACATTGCCATCGAGCGGTTGTCGAGCCAGTTTTTTGGCCTGGAAATTGGCGACGAAGTTATTTTTGAATTGGACAAAACCGACCGGCCGCTGCATATTATCGGCAAAATTCGCCATCCCTTTGTGCCTCCGCCCCAGTTTGGCGGGGATGCCTACTTTTTTGTTAACGCCCAAGGGCTGGAACGCTTCAATATTCCCAAAGGCGAGTTTACCCATCTTAAGGCGCGGGTTGAGCCTTACAGCCTGGAACAAGCCAAAGAAGTGGCCTCGGAGATAAAAGATCGCCTGGCCAAAGAAAACATTGGGGTGGCGGTGACATTTTACCAAGACCCCAACGAACACTGGGGCCGCTTTTTTGTGGAGGGGATGAACCTGGTGTTTGAAATTCTGGCCGTGGTCTCGGTGCTGGCCAGCGTGGTATTGGTCATTAACACCTTAACCGCCCTCATTACCCAACAAACCAACCAAATTGGCATCATCAAGGCCATTGGCGGCGACACCGGGGCCATTATCAAAATTTACCTGGCCGGGGTGGTGATTTATGGTCTGCTGGCCCTGTTCATCTCGCTGCCGCTGGGCGCGTTTATGGCCTTTGGCATCAGCCAGTGGTTTTTGAATCTCTTTAATATTGATTATAACGTGTTCCAGGTGTCGCAGCGGGCCATTTCTTACCAGGTCATTGCGGCCCTGGTCGCCCCCTTGCTGGCCGCGCTGTGGCCGGTTTTGAGTGGCGCAACCATCACCGTGCGAGAAGCGATTGCCAGTTATGGCCTGGGCAGCGGCAGGTTTGGCGCCAGCCGGTTTGACCGAACCATAGAACGGATGGGCCAGCGATTACTCTCGGCCCCGTATGCCATTGCCCTGGGTAATATGTTCCGGCGCAAAGGGCGGTTAATTTTAACCCAACTGGTGCTGATTGCGGCCGGAACCATGTTCTTGATGGTGATGAGTTTATCGTCGTCTATCACGGCTACGCTTGATAACGAATTTGGCCGACGTAACTTTGACATGTTTTTTATTTTTTACGACAACCAACGGGCCGACCGCATTGAGGCTATGGCCCAATCGGTGCCGGGCGTTGTAACAGCCGAGTTGTGGTTCCAAAATCCGGCTTCCATTTTAAAGAAGGGCCAGCGGGCTAAAGAAGCCGGGTTGGGGGCGCAGATCAACGGCGTGCCCGCCAGGAGCGATATTTACCGTCCCCTGATGGTAGCCGGACGCTGGCTCCAACCCGGCGACGGTCGGGTGGTGGTCATGAACCAGGAAACGGCCACAGACAACGGCATAAAGTTGGGCGACACCGTTACCCTTGACCTGGGTAAATTTGGTCAAGATGACTGGCAAGTGGTTGGTTTTTACCAATTGATTTTTGGCGGTAGCTTCAGCAGCGACGATATTTATGCCCCCGCCGAGGCTGTGGCCGGGGTAACCAAAAAATATAACGAAGGCATTTTACTGCGCGTCAGAACCGCTGATCACAGCCCCGGCTTTACCGAGGCCATTCAGAGCCAGCTTAGCACTCTCTACGCCCGGCGCCATATAGACATTCTCTTCAGTTGGACCTCAACCACCGAACGCGGCAACGCCGATAGCCAATTTGGCATTACCTCTACCATGCTGCTGGCCCTGGCCGTGATCATGGCCCTGGTGGGGGGCATCGGCCTGATGGGGTCGCTCTCCATCAGCGTGGTGGAGCGCACCCGCGAAATTGGCGTAATGCGGGCCGTGGGGGCGCGCTCGTTGACCATTATGGGCATGTTTGTGATGGAAGGCGTTTTACAGGGGATTTTCAGTTGGGCAGTGGCATTTCCGCTTTCCTTCCTGATTTCCGGGGCGGTGGCCAAC
This genomic interval from Anaerolineae bacterium contains the following:
- a CDS encoding nitroreductase family deazaflavin-dependent oxidoreductase gives rise to the protein MAKTYQVNTTVKFINRLMQALVRFGLGPKQTYMLTVRGRKSGKLYSTPVSLVEEGDTRWLVAPYGEVSWVKNARAAGEVTLTQGRRSETVAIKEAGPEESGPVLKKYIKLEPITQPYFEVGPDAPVEAFVAEAPRHPVFRINGK
- a CDS encoding FtsX-like permease family protein; translation: MSVIWYKIWSDLWKNKVRTTLAVLSIAVGVFAVGAIFGMADQLLTGMDTSHQNDVPSHINMYLQDYIDEDTAIRLKTIKGLDDVEVLNSVSIRYKLNPEDEWSPGVLAMHDDYEAQKFDILQLKAGEWPKKNNIGIERLSSQHFGIDIGDKVIFELDGADRALAVTGKIRANFVEPPQFGGNAVFFTDAQGMERFNVPDGKFDNLKVQIKPYSRDLAQTVASEIKNRLAKEGVGVAVTFYQTPDEHWGRFIVEGITLVLQVLAVLSLFMSVVLVTNTMTALITQQTNQIGIIKAIGGKTATIIMIYLAGVVIYGLLALLIALPPAALLAFGMTQNFLNMFNIDYEVFQVSTRAIVFQIIAALAVPLLAALWPVLSGAGVTVRAAIASYGLGGGHFGANWFDQAIERVAAQILASPYAIALGNMFRRKGRLILTQLVLVAAGTMFLMVMSLSSSITASLDNDFARRGYDIRLGFDDTYRIDRLLKMAADQPGVTQAEVWFTHSASVLKEGQRLRDAGIGADLIGIPTESQMYRPLIVAGRWLQPDDGRVVVIRQKMADDNDIGVGDVVTLDLGELGHDQWQVVGIYQMFAGDDFDSDPIYALQNVVFDTTKKHNQGDRLLVRTDPHQLETVDAINRALKTVYETRQMDVNSFDSGMTFEDREASESEFAITITMLLALAIIVALVGGIGLMGSLSISVVERTREIGVMRAIGARSATMLGMFVMEGVLQGLLSWAISVPLSFAFGRPMAAALGQTMFDTNLDYLYNFEAVITWLVIILIISTLASIIPARNATRVSVRESLAYA
- a CDS encoding GNAT family N-acetyltransferase, translated to MRRNMVVRRFEPKDAEPLSQLIIQNLRQVNIKDYPPEAIDKLVQFYTPARVMEDARHQLIIVSLVDKQVVGTVSLDQGRVRSVFVDVGRHGNGIGKELMAVIETYAQKQGLKKIFLLSGLSAYGFYEKLGYEVVKRFENNLDGIPLSVIQMEKTLEVDNVCAKN
- a CDS encoding class I SAM-dependent methyltransferase, whose product is MFARKIEVDQEQDFEGLAAARQYAVGAQKSTLRYRTFLERLDTLGVTGRYLDVGAGPGHVAGMIAQKYPQVKVTALELSPDMAAVGQELLKSNGLDSRVNFVVGDAADTGLLQSLGKFDLIYSTYSLHHWENPRQVIDNLLTILADDGVLFIHDLRRVWWLYWAPSQNGFFRSIRGAYLKEELEAMLAGFSPECYEVKNEIPFLLSVIIKKSTF
- a CDS encoding GNAT family N-acetyltransferase: MKHFLITKVNPLESKDALALIRQLDNELGQRYPGEKVNALDLTNFNQDSTVFWVGYLAGQAVACGAVRQLEAHTGEIKRMFVKQEARGLGLAKLILTRLEQEAVAMGFQVLRLETAGRQPEALGLYRQSGYADIPPFGQYAGNPRSICLEKRLI
- a CDS encoding superoxide dismutase; translated protein: MKFLALEKEFSGVTAEKFKPHLQAEAARVWELYQTGVFRELYFRQDRSEAVLMLECADAAEAKQVLGTLPLVKEGLITFDLIPLLPYPGFARLFAKKA
- a CDS encoding ABC transporter permease, translating into MSVIWYKVWSDLWDNKIRTALAVLSIAVGVFAVGAIFGMSDQLLSGMDTAHQASSPSHIQMYLTDQVDRNTALDLKKIPGLVDLEAMNEVTVRYKIHPDDEWSRGSIVMRDDYRDQVYDTVQLKEGEWPKKNDIAIERLSSQFFGLEIGDEVIFELDKTDRPLHIIGKIRHPFVPPPQFGGDAYFFVNAQGLERFNIPKGEFTHLKARVEPYSLEQAKEVASEIKDRLAKENIGVAVTFYQDPNEHWGRFFVEGMNLVFEILAVVSVLASVVLVINTLTALITQQTNQIGIIKAIGGDTGAIIKIYLAGVVIYGLLALFISLPLGAFMAFGISQWFLNLFNIDYNVFQVSQRAISYQVIAALVAPLLAALWPVLSGATITVREAIASYGLGSGRFGASRFDRTIERMGQRLLSAPYAIALGNMFRRKGRLILTQLVLIAAGTMFLMVMSLSSSITATLDNEFGRRNFDMFFIFYDNQRADRIEAMAQSVPGVVTAELWFQNPASILKKGQRAKEAGLGAQINGVPARSDIYRPLMVAGRWLQPGDGRVVVMNQETATDNGIKLGDTVTLDLGKFGQDDWQVVGFYQLIFGGSFSSDDIYAPAEAVAGVTKKYNEGILLRVRTADHSPGFTEAIQSQLSTLYARRHIDILFSWTSTTERGNADSQFGITSTMLLALAVIMALVGGIGLMGSLSISVVERTREIGVMRAVGARSLTIMGMFVMEGVLQGIFSWAVAFPLSFLISGAVANALGQTMFEANLDYQYNFPAVLVWLIVILVISTLASLLPAYNATRVSVRDSLAYS